The following are encoded in a window of Salmo trutta chromosome 9, fSalTru1.1, whole genome shotgun sequence genomic DNA:
- the smyd1b gene encoding histone-lysine N-methyltransferase SMYD1b isoform X1, translated as MDNIEVFDSPGKGRGLRATKELLSGDVLFSEPPFAAVVFDSLADKICHSCFRRQDKLQRCGQCKFAQYCDKTCQSAGWKEHKLECGAIKAFGAIGDNFGKAPNENIRLAARIMWRLDKEGGVMSDMQMTSLDDLENHISDMPEDDLKELKVDIHNFLDYWPRNSKQHRVDDISHIFGVINCNGFTVSDQRGLNAVGVGLFPNLCLVNHDCWPNCTVILNHGNQSAVNTVYHSQMRIELRALGKIEPGEEVTVSYVDFLNVTEDRQRQLKMHYFFDCTCEHCKGHIKDDLKMGGKVVDGVKVPEEQVKEVTEYSLQMLQKMDKARLEGNYHEVIKICRECMEKQEPVLADTHIYQLRMWSTASEVLAYLQFIDEAADYARKMVDGYNKLYHPCNAHLGMATMRAGVTHWQAGKIEVGHGMICKAYAILQRTHGPTHPITKDLEAMRMQTEMELRMFRENEYIYKSMREAALKNQPMSMMNEPMAESVKNLFRRQKK; from the exons tcttgcAGACAAGATCTGCCACAGCTGTTTCCGTAGACAGGACAAGCTGCAGCGCTGTGGCCAGTGTAAGTTCGCCCAGTACTGTGACAAGACATGCCAGAGCGCCGGCTGGAAGGAACACAAGCTGGAGTGTGGAGCCATCAAGGCTTTCGGGGCCATCGGGGACAACTTCGGCAAGGCACCCAATGAGAACATCCG TTTGGCCGCCCGCATCATGTGGCGCCTCGATAAAGAGGGCGGTGTCATGTCAGACATGCAGATGACCTCATTGGATGATCTGGAGAACCACATCAGTGACATGCCTGAGGATGATCTGAAGGAGCTGAAGGTGGACATCCACAACTTCTTGGACTACTGGCCACGCAACAGCAAGCAACACCGTGTAGACGACATCTCGCACATCTTTGGAGTG ATCAACTGTAATGGCTTCACAGTGAGTGACCAGAGAGGTCTAAATGCCGTGGGAGTGGGTCTGTTCCCTAACCTGTGTCTGGTCAACCATGACTGCTGGCCTAACTGCACTGTCATCCTCAACCATGGCAA TCAGTCGGCTGTGAATACTGTGTATCACTCTCAGATGAG gATTGAGCTGCGTGCCCTGGGCAAGATCGAGCCGGGTGAGGAGGTGACAGTGTCCTATGTGGATTTCCTGAACGTgactgaggacagacagagacagctaaAAATGCATTACTTCTTTGACTGCACCTGTGAACACTGTAAAGGTCACATCAAAGATGACCTCAAGATGGGAGGCAAGGTGGTGGACGGGGTAAAG GTACCAGAGGAGCAGGTGAAGGAGGTAACAGAGTACAGTCTGCAGATGCTGCAGAAGATGGATAAGGCTCGCTTGGAGGGGAACTACCATGAG gttATTAAGATATGCAGGGAGTGTATGGAGAAACAGGAGCCAGTGTTGGCTGATACACACATCTACCAGCTAAGGATGTGGAGCACAGCCAGCGAGGTGTTAGCCTACCTGCAGTTTATTGACGAGGCCGCTGACTATGCACGCAAAATGGTGGACGGATACAA CAAGCTATACCATCCATGCAACGCCCACCTGGGGATGGCAACCATGAGGGCAGGAGTGACCCACTGGCAGGCAGGGAAGATAGAGGTGGGACACGGCATGATCTGTAAGGCCTATGCCATCCTGCAGAGAACACACGGACCCACACATCCCATCACCAAAGACCTTGAG gCTATGCGTATGCAGACAGAAATGGAGTTGAGGATGTTTAGAGAGAATGAgtatatttacaaaagtatgcGGGAGGCTGCCCTGAAGAACCAGCCAATGAGCATGATGAATGAACCTATGGCGGAGAGCGTCAAGAATCTCTTCCGCCGGCAGAAGAagtga
- the smyd1b gene encoding histone-lysine N-methyltransferase SMYD1b isoform X2 produces MDNIEVFDSPGKGRGLRATKELLSGDVLFSEPPFAAVVFDSLADKICHSCFRRQDKLQRCGQCKFAQYCDKTCQSAGWKEHKLECGAIKAFGAIGDNFGKAPNENIRLAARIMWRLDKEGGVMSDMQMTSLDDLENHISDMPEDDLKELKVDIHNFLDYWPRNSKQHRVDDISHIFGVINCNGFTVSDQRGLNAVGVGLFPNLCLVNHDCWPNCTVILNHGKIELRALGKIEPGEEVTVSYVDFLNVTEDRQRQLKMHYFFDCTCEHCKGHIKDDLKMGGKVVDGVKVPEEQVKEVTEYSLQMLQKMDKARLEGNYHEVIKICRECMEKQEPVLADTHIYQLRMWSTASEVLAYLQFIDEAADYARKMVDGYNKLYHPCNAHLGMATMRAGVTHWQAGKIEVGHGMICKAYAILQRTHGPTHPITKDLEAMRMQTEMELRMFRENEYIYKSMREAALKNQPMSMMNEPMAESVKNLFRRQKK; encoded by the exons tcttgcAGACAAGATCTGCCACAGCTGTTTCCGTAGACAGGACAAGCTGCAGCGCTGTGGCCAGTGTAAGTTCGCCCAGTACTGTGACAAGACATGCCAGAGCGCCGGCTGGAAGGAACACAAGCTGGAGTGTGGAGCCATCAAGGCTTTCGGGGCCATCGGGGACAACTTCGGCAAGGCACCCAATGAGAACATCCG TTTGGCCGCCCGCATCATGTGGCGCCTCGATAAAGAGGGCGGTGTCATGTCAGACATGCAGATGACCTCATTGGATGATCTGGAGAACCACATCAGTGACATGCCTGAGGATGATCTGAAGGAGCTGAAGGTGGACATCCACAACTTCTTGGACTACTGGCCACGCAACAGCAAGCAACACCGTGTAGACGACATCTCGCACATCTTTGGAGTG ATCAACTGTAATGGCTTCACAGTGAGTGACCAGAGAGGTCTAAATGCCGTGGGAGTGGGTCTGTTCCCTAACCTGTGTCTGGTCAACCATGACTGCTGGCCTAACTGCACTGTCATCCTCAACCATGGCAA gATTGAGCTGCGTGCCCTGGGCAAGATCGAGCCGGGTGAGGAGGTGACAGTGTCCTATGTGGATTTCCTGAACGTgactgaggacagacagagacagctaaAAATGCATTACTTCTTTGACTGCACCTGTGAACACTGTAAAGGTCACATCAAAGATGACCTCAAGATGGGAGGCAAGGTGGTGGACGGGGTAAAG GTACCAGAGGAGCAGGTGAAGGAGGTAACAGAGTACAGTCTGCAGATGCTGCAGAAGATGGATAAGGCTCGCTTGGAGGGGAACTACCATGAG gttATTAAGATATGCAGGGAGTGTATGGAGAAACAGGAGCCAGTGTTGGCTGATACACACATCTACCAGCTAAGGATGTGGAGCACAGCCAGCGAGGTGTTAGCCTACCTGCAGTTTATTGACGAGGCCGCTGACTATGCACGCAAAATGGTGGACGGATACAA CAAGCTATACCATCCATGCAACGCCCACCTGGGGATGGCAACCATGAGGGCAGGAGTGACCCACTGGCAGGCAGGGAAGATAGAGGTGGGACACGGCATGATCTGTAAGGCCTATGCCATCCTGCAGAGAACACACGGACCCACACATCCCATCACCAAAGACCTTGAG gCTATGCGTATGCAGACAGAAATGGAGTTGAGGATGTTTAGAGAGAATGAgtatatttacaaaagtatgcGGGAGGCTGCCCTGAAGAACCAGCCAATGAGCATGATGAATGAACCTATGGCGGAGAGCGTCAAGAATCTCTTCCGCCGGCAGAAGAagtga
- the LOC115199642 gene encoding isotocin-neurophysin IT 2-like, translated as MTGAAVSLCLFFLMSFCSACYISNCPIGGKRSVMDSPQRKCMLCGPGEQGRCFGPSICCGEGLGCWMGSPETARCMEENYLSTPCQAGGRPCGSEAGRCAAPGICCDSEGCNADQSCLAEEEGDNQISQSEGSDDVLLRLLHLAGHTPPHRVRQ; from the exons ATGACTGGAGCCGCTGTGTCCTTGTGTTTATTCTTCCTCATGTCTTTCTGTTCAGCCTGCTACATCTCCAACTGTCCCATTGGGGGCAAGAGGTCCGTCATGGACTCTCCACAACGCAAG TGCATGTTGTGTGGGCCAGGGGAGCAGGGCCGCTGCTTCGGCCCCAGTATCTGCTGTGGGGAAGGGTTGGGCTGCTGGATGGGCTCCCCAGAGACGGCACGCTGCATGGAGGAGAACTACCTGTCCACCCCCTGCCAGGCAGGAGGGAGACCCTGTGGATCTGAAGCAGGACGCTGCGCTGCACCAGGCATCTGTTGTGACTCAG AGGGCTGCAATGCGGACCAATCCTGTCTGGCAGAGGAGGAAGGCGACAATCAAATCAGCCAGTCAGAGGGCAGCGATGACGtcctcctcaggctccttcaCTTGGCTGGCCACACCCCTCCTCATCGAGTCCGCCAATGA